The sequence below is a genomic window from Sorangiineae bacterium MSr12523.
CACCACCGGCGCCTGGTCGGCGGTGCGCCAGGGAATATCGGGCCACCAGCGCTCGCGCACCGGTGGCAGCCCGGGCTCGAAGCTCTGACCGGGCTTGGGCGTGACGATATCGATCTTCGCGCGTTCCGCCGCCGCGAGCGCGCGCTCGATGGGCTCCGTCCAGCCGTGGTACGCAAGGTTGAAGAGGCCCCAGTGCATGGGCACCATGAGCTGCCCTCGGACCATGCGGTGGGCCTCGACGGCCTGCTCCGGGCCAAGATGCCAATCGGGCCAGGCGGCGTCGTACTCGCCGACTTCGAGCATGGCCACGTCGAAGGGACCGAGCCGCGCACCGATGTCACTCATGAGCGGAAAGAGCCCCGTGTCCCCCGAGAAGTACGCGCGATGCTGGGCGCCGATGAAGGCGTAGCCCGCCCATAGCTTGGTGTCATTGTCGAAGAGGGTGCGGCCCGAGGCATGGCGCGCGGGCGTGCACACGATGGTGAGATCGCGAATGTGTGTACTTTCCCACCAATCGAGTTCGACGATGCGGTCTTCCGCGACACCCCAATAGGCAAGGTGCGCCCCCACGCCGAGCGGCACGACGAAGGTGGTATTCCAATCCTTCATGGCGACGATGGTGCCGTAATCGAGATGATCGTAATGGTCATGCGAGATGACCACGGCATCGATGACCGGG
It includes:
- a CDS encoding MBL fold metallo-hydrolase, encoding MNQRKRSWWRRIVRAVGLLVLLAVALTVVAGWTAFGHRAEGARRARMERSPHWKNGHFANPQPLDNDAWLTIRNMAHASPYRSPTQPIPTLPVPSDRFATSPPSGLRLTWLGHSSMLVEIDGHRILTDPAWSPRASPVTFAGPERWFPPLLTAPIVQEKLPVIDAVVISHDHYDHLDYGTIVAMKDWNTTFVVPLGVGAHLAYWGVAEDRIVELDWWESTHIRDLTIVCTPARHASGRTLFDNDTKLWAGYAFIGAQHRAYFSGDTGLFPLMSDIGARLGPFDVAMLEVGEYDAAWPDWHLGPEQAVEAHRMVRGQLMVPMHWGLFNLAYHGWTEPIERALAAAERAKIDIVTPKPGQSFEPGLPPVRERWWPDIPWRTADQAPVVATQMKKPVMP